The DNA window atattaCTTTCATCTGTATTAATAAAAagacaataattatttttaggttTTTGTCAATAATTTTTAGGTTTTTGTCTTTATTGAGAATAGTCTAAATCTGTAAATACCATTCCATTGATgattgttttaagccatacaaAGTTTACATACTTATTTTGGCAAACAAAAGTAATATCATATCTTTTTTATTGCTAAAAACAAACCAATAATCTTATAGTCAAATTCTTATCTTATAGTCACATTCTTAATCATTGcataaacttaataaaaattaatttcatccTTTCGATTATAACATTTTCAACCAATCagactttatatttattaacattttcaTCTATATATTTGTTAACATTTTCATCAGTGTTTAACATTGTTTTATAAATCCATCTACATCACTGACCTTTTTACCATTTGATAAAATGTCATGGtctatgtttgatttttatagaGAGAAGGTACTCTTCATCCATAGCTTTCACCTCTTCTGAGTTTAAAATAACTTGTTTATAAGTTGTTTGGTTAGAGAAtgatctatatttttttttaaaaaaatcaagttaatCAAACGTATAATGGGGTAAAACAAATTCTTATGTTTAATATTTGTTCAACTTGATTTGCTACAAAATCTTTCATCCGAACATGGATTGATACATCTAAAACTTCTCCTAAAagtatcatttctttctttttttacatttaaaggTGCACTTTCATGTTTTAAGTTTTCAAATTgaatattagattttgtattAACATGATTAAGATTATGgtgtaaataatgtttaaaattttgagattGTACATTATATTTTAGATGAACATGATTATGCCATAAATTacattctaaaatataataaattttgagaTTGTACATTATATTCTAGATGAACATGATTATGCCATAAATCGCattctaaaatataatgttcatcaaattttagGTCACAATGATCTAAATCTAGATTATCATGATTTgtatatcaaacaaataaagtACATCATGTAACTTACATTTTTGTAAACATTTACATCAtgttctaacttttttttttgaaaaatagaattttttCTAATGAAATATAACATCTCTTTAAACATTACCTTCTTCATCAATGTCATATACTGtgtactattttttatttaaaggatAACCGataaaaacacatttattagccatatttgagaattttattttatttgaaaaaatatttgcaaAACATAGCATAGACATCAAAACACTATAAAATAATCCTAATCTGATTTCTTTCCACTTAAACCTCAACTGATgtttttccatttaaaatattccgttaataatatatgttgatgttAGTAATGAGCTATGTCAAAATTTAGGTTCTAATTAGAATCTATCATTAAAATTTTTGCAACATGAATcaaatgtttatattttctttctacAATACTATTTTGTTGTGATGAATAAGCACAAGTTGTTTGATGAATaatccttaaaaaaataaataatcctGAACATCATTCTTATATGCATTCAGTTCAATTATCTAATCTAATAGTTTTGATACTAATgtcaaattgatttttaatcatttgaaaaaaacttaaaagttcTTAAAACACAAACATTTTACTAGAAACTAGAAAAATCCATGTACACCTAAAAAATTCATCAACAATCGTAAGCATGTAAGGTATGTTCAAAATATACTCTTCTCGATATATGATCCCCATAAATCAACATGAAGAAGTTGAAAACATTTGTATTTTAGATTcacattttgttattaaattgaaattttttatttaaataatctgaaAATGCAAATTTGATAACACCATAAGCAGGGTGTCCTAACCGTATGGACATCCAAAATAAGCGAAGGTATGGGATAGACGTTAAAGAAAATCCTTAAGCTAAGAAATAATATtgcatgattttttttatattagctGGGGAGATGGCAGAAACACACTGTTTTGGCATGATCCTAGTATGAGCACCAACCGCTAATCAATAAAGAGGAATTCAGAAATGTGAGGATCAGACAGGTCTGCCTAGCTGCCAAggtcagagacattaaagacacGCTATGGAATACGCTCCTTAGACGAATACCAGTGGGGAGGCGCATTCTCGAACATATCAGTAACATCCAATTCAACGAAAGAACAGacgtacaccgatggaaagccGAAGAAAACGAGAAGATGATTTCAAGCAAAGTGTGGAACACCATCCGAGAGAAGGAGCAAATAGTAGATTGAGCTAATCTGGTCTGGTCATCAAAGATTATCCCGAGGCATCAATTCATCATATGACTTGCATTTCGGGAAAGGCTAAACACGAGAGATCACGTCAGGAAGTACATGGAAATTTATGATTCAAGTTATCCGTTGTGTGAAGGGAATGAAGAAACAATCGATCAACTCTTCGAGAACTATCCATTTGCCTCAAAACTTTAGAATAAATTTGCGAAAATATAAAGATTACTAGATTCCCGAGAGACtggaaagaaatcaaggaagtGGCTATGAAGAAAACGAAGGGCACAAAGTTTAAGTCAGAGATTTTCAAATACGAATTCGGCTCAACAATTTACAACATCTGGCGGGAGAGAAACGCGAGGACATTCTTGAGGAATCGAAGAAGTCTGGAGCAGACCTGGGATGATATTGTAACTGACTGTAGTGCAAAATCCAGACGTGGAGAAGAGCCCAAAAAAATGAACAGAATTGGAACCTCTGCAGGAACTTGAAAGTATCATATCATGAATTCACCAAAGATTGACTCTGTTTTTTTAACAAGATAAAcgcaatttaaatttgtttgtaattccaataattgtttgtaattcatttatttttagacCGTAACGAACTTAATTTTCCTAGGCTTGTCTAGGAAAATACAAAAACTCATTTAGTTTTTTTCCGTTTTGAgaaatttttattgaaattacaTTAAgtcatttttccaaaaaaataaaataaaaatcaacaaCATTACTAAAAGAACTAATATAGTCACATTCCGTggtaaaaattaatcaaataaattaggAAACATTTTAAACAGAAGTACTAGAACTATTTTACACCCAagcaacattttatttttaaatagattaatataAAAGGTAAACAATGTTATAAATGACTTCCATTCTTGTTACTCTTGTTTAAGTGCATTTTAGTTTCCTGTAAAAATGTATAATGAATGTAAAATACGACTTCATAatgcataatttttattttactttgtCATTTTTCTACTGCcctctctatttttttataaagggttcaaatttattttgttttttctcctACTTGTATTGAAAAGACATTGgcaattaaatatattgaaaaaaacatGTTCAATATAATTTAAGACCTGAATGATAATCAATTAAACAATAGAAAATATACAATACCATCTAGTCTTGAGCTACATGAGTGGTTTCAATAATCTCTCATTTGCCTTTAATTAAACATtcatttaaaaagttaacattCTTTTTACTAGATAGGCTTAAAGTTATTTAGGAAAAATTAATAATGGAGCTATTACAAGTGCATAATTTCATTCATCCTTAAAAGGAAACATGTATTActatttttagtaaaaacacaattaattagGTGAAAGCTATAGTATAGTTGTTCATAAATTAATCATGTTATATATAATCACTCAACCCACTTTtgcttctttcttttttttgcTAAAAATGAATTGAAGTTCAAAATTGTTTTTGGTATGAAGGGCCACAAATATGAACCTAATGCATTAAAATAAAGACCAATATTTAGGTACTGTCCCCAACCAATCATTAGTCACACTTAAAAGAGGAATAAATTAGCATTGCTCTTATTATCCATATGGTTTGGTGGTGGTAGATGGTCATAGAACACCACCCTACACACAATAACAGATCATAccattacaattattaaataatcttaattaaacACACAACAAAACTccaattaatttcattaatcaatCCATAACCTAAAgtctaaaataaaatcaatatagaGTGTTGGGCAGGTTAGCTTTCGaaccctaatatatatatatatatatatatatatatatatatatatatatatatatatatatatatacccaatTACATAAATTTCTTTAGGAATATGATGTGAACGAAGAAGGTTTTAGGGTAtgctattaattaattaatacacaaTAATATTGATGTGGCATTGTTTTAGGTGATGATAGGGAATGGATGTTGACCCATCAACAAATCAGATAACACCAAGCAAATCCATCCATCtacaattaattaactaattataatacttataattaattattaattttataaaatgttttgtttgGGAGTAGCTAGCTAGCCCTAGCATTAATAGATAATgcttatatatgtatatatatttatatttaaattggtTACAtagtaaaaacaatttataaaaattatttaaatataacaatacAAACAAGGCATGAGAGAAAGtagaagaataaaataaaaaaaatcacaaaagcatggaaatgaaaacaaaaaatataaacacaaaGTGATTAACTTTTGTGTATGCTAGCtctacttatattttaattaatttaatatcaatatatttaaataattaaatattcacatctactttaacttttatataaaatacaagcATGTCACCTAAATATGGAAAGCAACTTATTAGTATGcaatacaattaataataaattaattaaatcctAGCTAGAGCGGTGgtgtttgtttaattaattagagttttgggcaataatttagatttttcttatataattaattaaaggttGACGGTAGCTCTAACttgtgttttaatatttatcaaagttattatttattgtgTAAAATAAGCTGATTTCAAGAtcaataattagtatattaaagtttgtattaatttCTTTGAAAAGTACTTGCtttgttttctttaatataatttttaaaaaaaaatatataaatactatatattctcaaatttgaatGTCTGTTCaacttaaaacttaaatttaaaatttaatttttcaaataagacTTTTGACATTTGAACTATTCTAGAATAAGATTTGAATAgtacttgtaattatttgaaaaaatatatgaaattaatgcAAACAAACAAAGACTatagtatatatttttgtataagttGCTTCTTGTTCTggttaatattaatttgtaaaagagAGCCTTTTATGTTGCTTTTGTTGTACAGTATGGGGGTGGCACTGCTTGCAGCTCTGAAAAGCCTCCAAATCAATTAATGGCCAATGAGAAAGCATATATATACCacctttcttctttctttttttgattaaaaataatataacctttcaatttttaaatatatacatatatattattttaaaaggttagaataaaaaaaactgtCAAATATCAATGATATAGtcataataaatattgtttattttttcaccACTAACACATTTGATCTCTTATAAAAGAATCTTACATagtatttttctaaatatacaaatatatcattatcaaacaattattttaaattaaaacactACTATTTcagttatctatatatatatatatatattataaatataagaaagaatTAAAGATGTAAACTATTCTAAATTAAAAGTGTTACAtgaacattaaattaaaataaatataatttaatcaaaattatatagagtcttgttttaaaaactttaagatagtgttttttatataaaaaataagttcattttcattatattaatttggaaaataaaCAATTATGACTAATAAGAAAGAAGGTTAACATAATATTCACTAAGTAATGACtcagttttatttttctttttgaaaactTATTCAATGTAAAAAGTCATCACTGTCCTAACAAATCAAGatcacatatttttattaaatatttgtttcaaacGAAAATAGTCTTAACTACGAGATTAAATATCTCAAGTTTCACAGTTTGAAATCgtgttaattttctaaattttaaaaaaaaaattataataaaaatcaaatatgagaaaaagactattttttttaatgattaatgttataaattagCATAATACTCACAATAATAACTTACCCTTctatttaaagtattttaaatgagaatcgAATTgtgatatttgatattttagaaataatCCTTATTCCTTAAACTAGGTTGATATAAACAAGACTATTTCTAATTTGTGTTATTGAAATTAGGTTTTTTCTTTAGCTagaaacaaaattgaaaaacaatatttttcagttaaattaaatttcatgtttaatatatgattatgtatgaatgaattGATCCTAATTGGctagtttaaaaaaaagggAGAAGTGGAGTTGGAACTTGGAACTAATTATGAGCATAGTGGATTCCTGCAAAAGACCccaccttttaaaaaaaagatttatgatataaaaataaaaaataatgaataaaaaagacGAAAATAGATGATTGGGTTTTGGAAGAGCAGAGAACAGAGGGCCTGAAGCTGAAGACAGGTTTGTAATTGAAAGGACAAGATTTTCTGGATGTGTTTCGAATCTCACAGTTATTATTACTGCTACTTTACCTAGCTCTGCTAATATAATGCAACAATAACAAGAACAAGAAGCTTTCTTAACATagaaggatatatatatatattttttatatttatataaagaaatagAAGCAAAGCAGATAGAGACCCATAAAAGAAGCTGCAAATtatagagagaaaaagaaagacaTGTTTCTTGAACAAAAGTTTACACTCTCCCTCCCTCCTCCCTCTTTAATTAGCTACTTCTTCCTCTCTCATAGTTgaatctttctttctctctggAATTTCTTCCCTTACAAAAGCTAAGGTGCTAAGGTGAAGATGGGTTAATTTCATagtcaatttttatatttgtttcatTGTTTTGGCATTTGGGTATGATATTGTTGTGCAGTTTCAGCAGGGAGATAGATCGATCGATAGATAGAGATTAATGGTCTGAAGAATACATATAATGGAGAATCATAGAGTTGGTTTATCAGAAGCTGGACCTTCTTCTCATCATATCACTTATGGGACATCATCTGTTCCTCCTCCAATTCCTAATTCAAACTTCAtgtaatcattaattaattctcTCTTATTCTTTCATTCATGTTTTCTTATCTAATACAaattttgtgtgtgtgtgtgtgtgtttagTCATCAAGATGGATCTGCCTTTGATTTTGGGGAACTTGAGCAAGCCATAGTTTTACAAGGAGTTCATATTGATGATGATCATCATGTTAATAAATCATCATCATGTAAGCAAGCATATGAGAGTTCTTGGGAGTTGGGAATAGGGTTGATTTCCATTTTCAGCACTACAATCATATTATGGCGTGATGTTTCAGACAAGGAAACCTgttttctgaaaaaaaaaataaaaaaaaaatatgggtGTCCTTTGATTATCACATGAGATTTATTTACTTTTGTGATTCTTTGCAGCTTTATTTTCAACCAGACCTGCAACTACACTGAAAATGTTCCCCTCATGGCCTATAGGATTCCAACAGAACACACCAATAGTAAGGACTCATTTTTAAccttcctctttctctctctataaaatCTTTGACCATTTGATTTTAACTTTTCACCTGCGCtatcaataaaacaaaaaccttgaccaagaattaataaaagatcccatttttatcataatattcTCCTTTCCCTTTGGCCATTTGCTAGTCTTGGGgcaaaaaataaaagataagataGTACGTACGATCTTTCTGAGGGGGCTTTTGGGTGAATCTTTGAATACCCATTTCAGAAATGATCTTGATTGAGATGGGTATTATTAAATTACTAATTACcctttaattaatttgtgataaaaaaaaaacagggaGGAATTAGTTCAAAGTCAGGGGAAGATCAAGAAGACAGCACTGATTCAGGATCAGCAGTTAATGCTTTTTCAAGTCATCTTCAACAGCCAGAATCTCCAATCAGCTGTTCTTCAgatcataataatagtaataatcatcatcttcttcagctAACCCAAAACCAGCAACAATATCATCAGATGGCTAGCCCAAGAACTGGACTTTCACCTCCTGTCAATGATCAAGTACCACTTTCCAAACCCAACCATGAAAAGgttcttcttcattctttctctcttctcatgATCATTTTCCCAAAATCCCAgggataaaaaaaagaaaaattgatcATACTATGGTTacaaaaaagagagaaaaaaaaaagataacttTACAAAATAGTGTACAGCAAATATGACAAACTTTGGATAAAGGTTTGTTTGGGTGGGAATTGGGAAATCAGCACTCATTATTGCTTGCCTTTACTCAAATCCCCATAACTGTACCCTGAACTTTTAAAAATCTTTATTGGAATTAGGAAaccaaaatcaataaaatattaatcaaacaataaagtCAGTAATTATCATTGCCTTTTAGTTTAAGCttgattttggttattaatatatatttgggGTGCAGAAGAAGGGGCCACGTTCATCGTCAGAAACACTGCAGGATGCAAAGGTAAAAATCATTTCTGCATTTATTTATGCTTTTTgaggttttaatttttaactgaTTAACAATGTCATTGTGTCATTTGTTTTTACAGACACTAAGAAGATTAGCCCAAAACAGAGAAGCCGCCAAGAAAAGCAGGCTTAGAAAGAAggtaattttgttaattttccTTGTGTTTTAAGTTAACTAATTCTTGTTCTATATATTATAGGCTTATGTGCATCAGCTGGAAACAAGCAGGATCAAACTTGCCCAGTTAGAGCAGGATCTTCATCGAGCTAGATCTCAGGTTTCTTTTCTTCTAAGTTCTAATCCAgcaatttcaaaaaaatcattctTCCAAATCTGTACATTGCTTTATTGAACAGGGATTGTTCCTAGGAGGAGGTGTTGCTGCTTGTGGAAACATTAGTTCTGGTGaatttcctttctttctttggTTAATTGGtggttaattttgtttaatttgctTGATTATGGTGATTGTTTTTCTGTAAAAGGTGCTGCAATGTTCGACATGGAGTATTCAAGATGGCTAGACGATGATCATAGGCATATGGCCCAGCTTCGAGCAGGAATCCAAGCACAATTTTCAGACGAGGATCTTCGATTGATAGTTGATGGGTACATTGCCCATTACGACGAAATCTTTCATCTTAGGGAAGTTGCTGCCAAAACTGACGTATTTCATCTCATAACCGGAATGTGGACCACCCCAGCCGAACGTTGCTTCCTTTGGATGGGTGGTTTCAGGCCCTCAGAGCTAATCAAGGTTTAACTCCTTTTCTTTAAGACATAATCTTTTGGTTCcttcatttattcattcatccTTTGTGTAGATGTTAATGGCACAACTAGATCCATTAACCGAGAATCAAGTCATAGGCATTTATAGTCTTCAACATTCGTCTCAACAAGCCGAGGAAGCTCTTTCACAGGGTTTGGAACAACTTCAACAATCTCTAGTAAACACAATATCTGGTGGTGGTTCTCTAAGTGATCATGGCATGCACCATATGACCATTGGTGGTCCTCTCGGTGAAGATGGCATGCACCCTATGGCGGTTGCTCTAGATAAACTATCAAATCTCGAAGGTTTTGTTCGCCAGGTCATTAATCTAAACctttattcaataattaaatgtCACATCCCATACTTAAAAAGAAATTTTCACCTTTCATCTCATGATCAATAAGGTATCATAAGGAaaggaaaaaatcaaaattcaactttggatttgatgatgatcaattttatTCGAAAACGAAACATAttgctattttattttaaaaaacattcgGTTGTTTTCGATTGTTGCTTGAAGACGAAGAATACAAACTTAAAGCAGGTTGACGAATTATTTAATTCATCTGTTGGTTGCTATCGAGAGTTGGTTTGAAAAAGacatatgttaattatttattaatgtgcaatatattttttaattatggtcACAAATGTACAAATTGgaaattataaaactattaatagTTAGGGGtttagttataaatattatttatttacattttgtaGGGTAGAAGAAGGCCCCATTTGTACCAACTTGCAtgttatttaatcatttatttcctatatattgttaattctttatactttttttatagGCCGACAATTTTAGACAACAAATCATTCATCAATTGCATCGGATACTCACAGTTCGACAGGCGGCTAGGTGTTTTCTTGCAATCGGAGAATACTATGTTCGACTTCGAGCCCTGAGCTCCCTATGGTCGTCTCGCCCACGAGAGTAAGATTCTCAATCGTAGCGAAACTTAATCATATGATGTTTGTTTTTGCATGCAATTAATTAATGTCGATAATTAGGTCATTGATCGTGGACGATGGGTCTTGTCAAACAGCCTCGGATGTGGGAGTTGGACGATCTTCTCAGAACAATTTCTCCAACTTTTAAAGATAATTGGGAATCAAGATTGGTTtgttgtttaatatatatttatatatgttaagACAGTctaattaattaggaaagaaagaaaatgaagaaaattaaTGGGTAATTTCATGGAGCTTTAGGCCTTAATTTCCAAAGTATGTAAATTCTTTAGAGGCGTAAATGTACATCAATTTTATGGAGGAGAAGAGAAGGATTATTATTAATCTAgcttaactttattattattattattattattaatatattatctgTAAGCGGAATCGTCCAATTTGAGCATTATTATgtggttaattaatattatatgattattgGGAAAGGAGGGTGCCCAAGATCaattaatatacaattaatGAGTCACTTATTCTTGTAcggtttttaataaatttattagttttttttttaagatttctaatttttgtattttaataaattgattacAATATTGAacttatttgttataattttctttttatttttgtcaaaaatcaaactaatcACGCACATTAGAAAAAAGAATAGTTTTTTAgcttaatttaaaactttatcaaaaaagtataaaataatctATCTAGTTGcgtgttaaattaaatttatcccTTATACAcaactattataaaatatgtaaccCTTATACTGATATCCCAActaattaatagttaattacaaatatttgtaggcattattttattttgataaacaaATACA is part of the Impatiens glandulifera chromosome 1, dImpGla2.1, whole genome shotgun sequence genome and encodes:
- the LOC124920573 gene encoding transcription factor TGA9-like, yielding MENHRVGLSEAGPSSHHITYGTSSVPPPIPNSNFIHQDGSAFDFGELEQAIVLQGVHIDDDHHVNKSSSSLFSTRPATTLKMFPSWPIGFQQNTPIGGISSKSGEDQEDSTDSGSAVNAFSSHLQQPESPISCSSDHNNSNNHHLLQLTQNQQQYHQMASPRTGLSPPVNDQVPLSKPNHEKKKGPRSSSETLQDAKTLRRLAQNREAAKKSRLRKKAYVHQLETSRIKLAQLEQDLHRARSQGLFLGGGVAACGNISSGAAMFDMEYSRWLDDDHRHMAQLRAGIQAQFSDEDLRLIVDGYIAHYDEIFHLREVAAKTDVFHLITGMWTTPAERCFLWMGGFRPSELIKMLMAQLDPLTENQVIGIYSLQHSSQQAEEALSQGLEQLQQSLVNTISGGGSLSDHGMHHMTIGGPLGEDGMHPMAVALDKLSNLEGFVRQADNFRQQIIHQLHRILTVRQAARCFLAIGEYYVRLRALSSLWSSRPRESLIVDDGSCQTASDVGVGRSSQNNFSNF